From Erigeron canadensis isolate Cc75 chromosome 8, C_canadensis_v1, whole genome shotgun sequence, one genomic window encodes:
- the LOC122579186 gene encoding calcium-transporting ATPase 2, plasma membrane-type-like yields the protein MVMENYINQNFHAVKSKHSSEEVLQKWRSLCHVVKNPKRRFRFTANLSKRNEAAAMRRTNQEKLRIAVLVSKAAFQFIQGAQTGDYQVPEEVKAAGFDICADEAGSLVEAHDLKKLKSHGGVEGLAEKLKTSTTNGLSIDHEGLARRQEVFGINKFAESPQRSFWVFVWEALHDMTLMILAMCAFVSLVVGIATEGWPAGAHDGLGIVASILLVVFVTATSDYRQSLQFRDLDKEKKKISIQVTRSGYRQKLSIYDLLPGDIVHLSIGDQVPADGLFLSGFAVSIDESSLTGESEPVMVSTENPWLMSGTKVQDGSCKMLVTTVGMRTQWGKLMATLSEGGDDETPLQVKLNGVATIIGKIGLFFAIVTFAVLVQKLVTRKILLGTLKSWSGDDALELLEYFAIAVTIVVVAVPEGLPLAVTLSLAFAMKKMMNDKALVRHLAACETMGSATSICSDKTGTLTTNKMTVVKSCICLDVKDVTKQGKPDIPDKALKILLQSIFNNTGGEVVNNKQGKHEILGTPTEAAILEFGLSLGGDFQAERQSSTVLRVEPFNSSKKRMGVVLKLPEGGVRAHCKGASEIILAACDKVVNADGEIVDLKEGSLNHLKSTIDQFAGEALRTLCLAYVDLDKSVSAETPIPSSGYTCIGIVGIKDPVRPGVKESVALCRSAGITVRMVTGDNINTAKAIARECGILRDDGIAIEGPDIREKSLDELDDLVPKIQVMARSSPLDKHTLVKHLRMTFGEVVAVTGDGTNDAPALHEADIGLAMGIAGTEVAKESADVIILDDNFSTIVTVAKWGRSVYVNIQKFVQFQLTVNIVALMVNFTSACLTGSTPLTAVQLLWVNMIMDTLGALALATEPPNDALMERTPVGRQGNFISNVMWRNIFGQSLYQFVVIWLLQSKGKAFYGLYGQNSDLILNTLIFNSFVFCQLFNEVNSREMEKIDVLNGIWNNNVFVSVLSATVIFQVLIIEFLGNFANTTPLTMMQWYYSILTGFLSMPIAVILKMIPV from the exons ATGGTGATGGAGAATTATATAAATCAGAACTTCCATGCTGTGAAGTCAAAACATTCATCCGAGGAGGTATTACAAAAATGGAGGAGTTTGTGTCATGTTGTCAAGAATCCTAAGCGAAGGTTTCGTTTCACAGCCAATCTTTCTAAGCGTAACGAGGCTGCTGCTATGCGACGTACCAATCAG GAGAAGTTGCGGATTGCAGTTTTGGTGTCAAAGGCTGCATTTCAGTTTATACAAG GAGCACAAACCGGTGATTATCAGGTGCCAGAGGAAGTAAAAGCGGCTGGTTTTGACATATGTGCTGATGAGGCCGGTTCTCTTGTGGAAGCTCATGACCTTAAAAAGCTAAAATCTCATGGTGGAGTGGAGGGTCTTGCGGAAAAGCTTAAGACATCAACCACCAACGGGCTTTCTATTGATCATGAAGGACTAGCTCGTAGACAAGAAGTGTTTGGGATTAACAAGTTTGCTGAAAGCCCACAACGGAGCTTTTGGGTGTTTGTATGGGAAGCTCTTCATGATATGACCCTTATGATACTCGCCATGTGTGCCTTTGTTTCTTTGGTTGTTGGCATAGCAACGGAAGGATGGCCTGCAGGAGCTCATGATGGTCTCGGGATTGTTGCAAGTATTTTGCTAGTAGTGTTTGTAACAGCAACAAGTGACTATCGTCAATCTTTACAGTTTCGTGATCTagacaaagaaaagaaaaagatatctATTCAAGTTACAAGGAGCGGGTACAGGCAAAAGTTGTCAATATATGATCTACTTCCTGGAGATATTGTACATCTTTCAATAGGAGATCAAGTCCCTGCAGATGGTCTTTTTCTTTCAGGTTTTGCAGTCTCTATTGATGAATCAAGTTTAACAGGAGAGAGTGAACCAGTTATGGTAAGTACCGAAAATCCCTGGTTGATGTCTGGAACCAAGGTCCAAGATGGTTCATGTAAAATGTTGGTTACAACAGTTGGGATGAGAACACAATGGGGAAAACTTATGGCCACTCTTAGTGAAGGCGGAGATGATGAAACACCCCTGCAGGTTAAGCTTAATGGAGTTGCAACCATTATTGGAAAGATAGGCCTTTTCTTTGCCATAGTCACTTTTGCGGTTCTGGTGCAAAAATTGGTTACTCGTAAGATCTTACTAGGAACTCTAAAAAGTTGGTCAGGTGATGATGCTCTAGAATTGTTAGAATACTTCGCTATTGCTGTTACAATTGTTGTTGTTGCGGTACCAGAGGGTCTGCCTCTTGCTGTCACATTAAGTCTTGCGTTCGctatgaagaaaatgatgaacGACAAGGCACTTGTCCGCCATCTAGCTGCCTGTGAGACTATGGGGTCTGCAACAAGTATATGCAGTGATAAAACCGGCACATTAACGACAAATAAGATGACAGTTGTCAAGTCATGCATTTGTTTAGACGTCAAGGATGTAACCAAACAAGGGAAACCTGATATCCCGGATAAAGCATTGAAGATTCTTCTACAATCAATATTCAACAATACCGGGGGAGAAGTTGTGAATAACAAACAAGGGAAGCATGAGATACTTGGAACACCAACAGAAGCTGCGATTTTGGAGTTTGGGTTGTCACTTGGTGGTGATTTCCAAGCCGAGCGTCAGTCATCCACTGTTCTCAGAGTTGAGCCCTTTAACTCTTCAAAGAAACGAATGGGGGTGGTGTTGAAGCTTCCGGAAGGAGGTGTAAGAGCTCACTGTAAAGGTGCTTCGGAAATAATATTGGCTGCTTGTGATAAGGTGGTCAATGCAGATGGAGAAATCGTTGATCTTAAAGAAGGGTCTCTTAACCATTTAAAAAGTACAATTGACCAATTTGCGGGTGAAGCTCTTAGAACACTATGTCTTGCTTATGTAGATTTGGACAAGAGTGTGTCTGCTGAAACTCCCATTCCATCATCCGGATATACTTGTATAGGAATTGTGGGTATCAAAGATCCTGTCCGCCCAGGTGTCAAGGAGTCGGTCGCACTTTGTCGATCAGCTGGTATAACTGTTCGTATGGTTACAGGGGACAACATAAATACTGCAAAGGCCATAGCCAGAGAATGTGGAATACTCAGAGATGATGGAATAGCGATTGAAGGTCCAGATATCCGTGAAAAGAGTTTGGATGAACTAGATGATCTGGTTCCCAAGATTCAG GTGATGGCTCGATCTTCACCTCTAGATAAACATACGCTGGTGAAACACTTGCGGATGACATTTGGAGAGGTTGTAGCAGTCACGGGTGATGGAACAAACGATGCACCAGCACTTCATGAAGCAGATATCGGGCTTGCAATGGGCATTGCTGGAACTGAA GTAGCCAAAGAGAGTGCAGATGTTATAATTCTGGATGATAATTTCTCTACAATTGTAACTGTTGCCAAATGGGGACGATCTGTCTACGTTAACATACAAAAATTTGTACAATTCCAGCTGACTGTCAACATTGTTGCTTTAATGGTCAACTTCACCTCAGCTTGTTTGACAG GGAGCACTCCCCTGACGGCTGTTCAACTGTTGTGGGTGAACATGATCATGGATACACTGGGCGCATTGGCACTAGCTACCGAGCCTCCAAATGATGCACTAATGGAAAGGACTCCGGTTGGAAGGCAAGGGAATTTCATTAGCAATGTTATGTGGAGGAATATCTTCGGGCAGTCTTTGTACCAATTTGTAGTAATATGGCTGCTTCAGTCAAAAGGGAAAGCATTTTATGGCCTGTATGGACAAAATTCAGATTTGATCCTCAACACACTAATATTCAACTCGTTTGTCTTCTGTCAG CTTTTCAATGAGGTTAACTCTCGAGAAATGGAGAAAATAGATGTGCTGAATGGCATATGGAACAACAACGTATTTGTGAGCGTTCTCAGTGCAACGGTCATCTTCCAGGTCTTAATAATCGAGTTTCTGGGTAATTTTGCAAATACAACACCCCTGACGATGATGCAATGGTACTATAGCATTTTGACTGGATTTTTGAGCATGCCCATTGCTGTAATCTTGAAGATGATCCCTGTTTGA